In Saccharicrinis fermentans DSM 9555 = JCM 21142, a genomic segment contains:
- a CDS encoding MATE family efflux transporter, giving the protein MKDLTVGNEAKLIYHFALPMVLGNLFQQLYSVVDRIIVGRYIDDTALAAIGASFPIFYALISFMIGIGSGATIVISQYFGAKETEKVKRAITTIFTFLFFASIVLMFIGIFFSEDIFRLLNVGEDVLPQSVEYFTVYMTGMIAFFGFNGTSSILRGLGDSKTPLRFLIFATILNIILDILFVAVFKWGIKAAAAATVISQFIAFAQAIIYLEKKQHIISFKLKQWVFDWELFKQSLRIGLPTGFQQTFIALSMMALIRIVNNFDSTVLAAYTVAGQIDSLAALPALNLASALSAFVGQNLGANKIDRIKKGLRATLFMSWSISFVVMLMTYLFSKPLMGLFSNNPEVVGYGSSYLLIVSSFYLIFSTMFVLHGVLRGAGATLIPMFITLMSLWIIRIPLAIFFSRAFGVEGIWWAIPAGWTFGMIGSLMYYLSGKWKRKGVIKHQTPKYEDI; this is encoded by the coding sequence ATGAAAGACCTTACAGTAGGAAATGAAGCAAAACTTATTTATCATTTTGCTTTACCCATGGTACTCGGAAATCTATTCCAACAGCTTTATAGCGTAGTTGACAGGATTATTGTAGGACGTTACATCGACGACACCGCATTGGCTGCCATAGGAGCTTCGTTTCCCATTTTCTATGCACTTATCTCATTTATGATTGGTATCGGTAGCGGTGCAACCATCGTTATTTCGCAATATTTCGGCGCCAAAGAAACCGAAAAAGTAAAGCGCGCTATCACAACAATTTTTACCTTTCTATTTTTTGCCAGTATAGTACTCATGTTTATTGGCATTTTTTTTAGTGAAGATATTTTTCGACTTCTCAATGTGGGCGAAGATGTACTTCCACAATCGGTCGAATATTTTACGGTTTATATGACAGGGATGATTGCCTTTTTCGGCTTTAATGGAACTTCGTCCATACTAAGAGGTCTGGGCGACTCTAAAACCCCTCTACGTTTTTTGATCTTTGCAACGATCTTAAATATTATACTAGATATTTTATTTGTAGCTGTCTTTAAATGGGGAATCAAAGCTGCTGCAGCAGCTACTGTCATTTCGCAATTTATTGCCTTTGCCCAGGCAATAATATATCTCGAAAAGAAACAGCATATCATTTCATTCAAATTAAAACAATGGGTTTTTGACTGGGAACTGTTTAAACAGAGCTTACGTATTGGTTTGCCTACCGGATTTCAGCAAACCTTTATTGCATTGAGTATGATGGCACTGATACGCATCGTAAACAATTTTGATTCCACTGTCTTAGCCGCCTATACTGTTGCCGGACAAATTGATTCCCTGGCAGCACTTCCGGCTTTAAATCTGGCCTCTGCCCTATCGGCCTTTGTAGGTCAGAACCTGGGTGCCAACAAGATTGACCGTATCAAAAAAGGCCTACGGGCAACTCTCTTCATGTCATGGAGCATCAGTTTTGTGGTCATGTTGATGACATATTTATTTAGCAAGCCTTTAATGGGCCTATTCTCCAACAATCCTGAAGTTGTTGGCTATGGCTCAAGTTACCTTCTAATTGTCAGCTCCTTTTACCTTATATTCTCAACCATGTTTGTATTACATGGTGTCCTAAGAGGTGCAGGAGCCACCCTAATTCCGATGTTTATCACACTGATGTCACTTTGGATCATCCGAATTCCTTTGGCCATATTCTTCTCAAGGGCATTTGGTGTAGAGGGCATTTGGTGGGCCATACCTGCAGGTTGGACGTTTGGAATGATCGGTTCCTTAATGTATTATTTAAGCGGCAAATGGAAACGTAAAGGTGTTATCAAGCATCAAACACCCAAATACGAAGACATTTGA
- a CDS encoding DUF5020 family protein codes for MKKLLFVALVLAFVSTMKAQNVQLHYDFGEERQMFTTTFEMFKPDKMGSTFFFIDLDYDTDKRGVDNGVSLAYMEIARSFKWNETQKLEPRIEFNSGNAYFGAIKNAWLVGAQYTFNNADFSKILTVQANLKHIQDGKINEDYSQENLLGFQLTAVWGLHFADRKISVTGFADFWREDNYFNDEKFVFLAEPQFWYNFNKTISLGTEIEMSNNFADDKFVINPTLAAKWTF; via the coding sequence ATGAAAAAACTTTTATTTGTTGCATTGGTTTTAGCTTTTGTAAGCACCATGAAAGCCCAAAATGTACAATTGCACTACGATTTTGGTGAAGAACGTCAAATGTTCACCACTACCTTTGAGATGTTCAAACCAGACAAGATGGGTAGCACTTTCTTTTTTATTGATCTTGACTATGATACTGACAAAAGAGGAGTAGACAATGGGGTTTCTTTGGCTTATATGGAGATAGCCAGAAGTTTCAAATGGAACGAGACACAAAAACTTGAGCCTCGTATTGAGTTCAATAGTGGAAATGCCTATTTCGGAGCTATTAAAAATGCCTGGTTAGTAGGTGCTCAATACACTTTCAATAATGCTGATTTTTCAAAGATACTAACAGTACAAGCCAACCTTAAGCATATACAGGATGGAAAAATCAATGAAGACTATTCTCAAGAAAACCTTCTTGGCTTTCAGTTAACAGCAGTATGGGGACTTCACTTTGCAGACAGAAAAATATCTGTAACTGGTTTTGCCGATTTCTGGAGAGAAGACAACTATTTCAATGATGAGAAATTTGTTTTCCTAGCTGAACCACAATTTTGGTACAATTTCAACAAAACCATTTCACTGGGTACTGAAATAGAGATGAGCAATAATTTTGCAGATGACAAATTTGTAATTAATCCAACCTTAGCCGCCAAGTGGACTTTCTAA
- a CDS encoding NCS2 family permease — protein sequence MLEKFFQLKKNKTNVRTEVIAGITTFMTMAYILAVNPDILSATGMDKGAIFTATAISAALGTLVMALWAKLPFALAPGMGLNAFFAFGVCLGMGMSWQFALTAVFLEGILFILMTVFNIREVIINAIPTSMKNAISVGIGLFIAFIGMKNAGIIVAHEATFVHLGDMQSAKVLLALGGIAITGILLALKVRGALLIGMIVTTIVGIPIHVTELPHFDFSVPSISSIAWQFEWDWINTGEGIFTMITVLFTFLFVDMFDTVGTLIGVSTKANMLSKDGRIPNVKQALMADSIGTTLGAALGTSTVTTYVESAAGVAEGGRTGLTALTTAGLFIVALFLSPLFLMIPAAATASALVLVGVMMMTPVKNLNFDDYTESIPAFFTLIMMPLAFSIAEGIVFGMLSYVILKLFTGRYKEISIISYVLAILFVMKFIFMD from the coding sequence ATGTTAGAGAAATTTTTTCAATTAAAAAAGAATAAGACAAACGTACGTACCGAAGTTATTGCCGGTATCACTACGTTTATGACCATGGCTTATATTTTAGCTGTGAACCCAGACATCCTCTCTGCAACAGGCATGGATAAGGGAGCTATTTTTACAGCCACTGCCATATCGGCAGCTCTGGGTACTTTAGTCATGGCCTTATGGGCAAAATTACCCTTTGCACTAGCTCCGGGCATGGGCTTAAATGCTTTCTTTGCTTTTGGTGTTTGCCTGGGCATGGGTATGTCTTGGCAATTTGCATTAACCGCTGTATTCCTTGAAGGAATTTTGTTTATACTAATGACCGTATTTAACATACGTGAGGTAATTATCAATGCCATCCCCACAAGTATGAAAAATGCCATCTCGGTGGGTATTGGTTTATTTATTGCTTTTATCGGAATGAAGAATGCCGGCATTATCGTAGCCCACGAAGCTACTTTTGTTCACTTAGGTGATATGCAATCGGCTAAAGTATTGCTGGCATTAGGCGGCATCGCCATCACAGGTATACTATTGGCATTAAAAGTAAGAGGAGCCTTACTGATCGGTATGATCGTTACCACAATTGTGGGTATTCCCATTCACGTAACAGAATTACCTCACTTTGATTTCTCCGTTCCTTCCATCTCTTCCATTGCCTGGCAATTTGAGTGGGACTGGATCAATACGGGCGAAGGTATCTTTACTATGATTACCGTCTTATTCACCTTTCTATTTGTAGATATGTTTGACACAGTAGGCACCTTGATTGGTGTTTCTACCAAAGCCAACATGCTAAGCAAAGACGGTCGCATACCCAATGTAAAACAAGCACTTATGGCCGACTCTATCGGAACCACACTGGGAGCAGCCCTGGGTACCTCAACCGTAACAACCTATGTGGAATCAGCTGCTGGAGTCGCCGAAGGAGGTAGAACCGGTCTAACAGCACTTACAACGGCAGGCTTATTCATCGTAGCATTATTTTTGTCGCCTTTATTTCTAATGATTCCGGCAGCCGCTACAGCATCTGCTTTGGTATTGGTTGGTGTTATGATGATGACCCCGGTGAAAAATCTTAATTTTGACGATTACACAGAATCAATACCCGCTTTTTTCACGCTTATTATGATGCCATTGGCATTTTCAATTGCAGAAGGTATTGTATTCGGTATGTTATCCTACGTAATCTTAAAACTGTTTACAGGTAGATACAAGGAGATATCAATCATCTCTTATGTTTTAGCCATATTATTTGTGATGAAATTCATCTTTATGGATTAA
- a CDS encoding MltF family protein — protein sequence MRRIVKSWILLMLVLVACTTETKKTKQVEMDTEVDFDLEGIQERGKLKVATDYNSTNYFIYKGRPMGYQLELLEEFCNNLGIKLEVKVSNDVHDNIAYLKSGKIDLIAQNLTVTRERSKEIQFTEPHTYSRQVLVQRKHEKKDSAKAKIRFNHLIRNQLDLAGKTIYVQKGSSYVTRLRHLADEIGDSINIVEIPDYEAEQLIGLVAEGEIAYTICDENLAKVNLNYYKNIDVETAISFPQKIAWGVRKNSPDLLHVVNNWLVRFRKTTKYRLIYKKYFENRRSTHIVDSGFNSIKGGLVSKFDDIIKRESATIDWDWRLIAALIYQESRFLPEIKSWAGAQGLMQLMPETAKRFGVHDITSPQENIRGGIQFLKWLDSRLALRIDDPEERLKFILASYNVGLGHVLDAMRLAEKNGKNPKVWEDNVDFYLLNKSKPIYFNDPVVQFGYCRGEEPYLYVTEILDRYEHYKNLME from the coding sequence ATGAGACGAATTGTGAAATCATGGATTTTGCTTATGTTGGTTTTGGTAGCTTGTACTACCGAAACAAAGAAAACAAAGCAGGTAGAGATGGATACAGAAGTGGATTTTGATTTGGAGGGTATACAAGAACGGGGTAAGCTAAAAGTGGCTACTGACTATAATTCTACCAACTACTTTATTTATAAGGGTAGACCTATGGGATACCAACTGGAACTGTTGGAGGAGTTTTGTAATAACCTGGGTATTAAGTTGGAAGTGAAAGTTAGTAATGATGTGCATGATAATATCGCCTACCTAAAGTCCGGTAAAATAGATTTAATAGCACAAAATCTCACTGTTACGCGAGAGCGAAGCAAGGAGATACAGTTTACTGAACCGCATACTTATTCACGTCAGGTGTTAGTGCAGCGTAAACATGAGAAAAAGGACAGTGCCAAAGCAAAGATTAGGTTTAATCATTTAATCCGTAATCAGCTCGATTTGGCCGGAAAAACCATTTATGTTCAAAAAGGTTCTTCGTATGTTACGCGTTTACGTCATCTGGCAGATGAGATAGGTGATAGTATTAATATTGTCGAAATCCCGGATTACGAAGCGGAACAGTTGATAGGACTGGTAGCCGAAGGTGAAATTGCCTATACTATATGCGATGAAAATCTAGCCAAGGTAAATTTAAACTATTATAAGAATATTGATGTGGAAACAGCCATTAGTTTTCCGCAAAAGATAGCCTGGGGGGTGCGCAAAAACTCGCCTGATTTGCTTCATGTGGTTAACAATTGGTTGGTACGCTTCCGAAAAACGACCAAATATAGGTTGATTTATAAAAAATATTTCGAAAATAGACGTTCTACACATATTGTGGATTCGGGTTTTAATTCCATAAAAGGAGGTTTGGTATCTAAGTTTGATGATATCATTAAAAGAGAAAGTGCTACTATTGATTGGGATTGGCGCTTGATAGCTGCCTTGATCTATCAGGAGTCGCGGTTTTTACCTGAAATTAAAAGTTGGGCTGGAGCACAAGGCCTCATGCAGTTGATGCCGGAAACAGCCAAACGCTTTGGAGTGCACGATATCACCTCGCCTCAGGAAAATATACGTGGTGGAATACAATTCCTGAAATGGTTAGATTCTAGATTGGCCTTGCGTATCGATGACCCTGAGGAACGGCTGAAATTTATTTTGGCTTCTTATAATGTGGGACTAGGACATGTGTTGGATGCTATGCGACTGGCTGAGAAAAATGGTAAAAACCCCAAGGTGTGGGAAGATAATGTGGATTTTTATCTGTTGAATAAATCTAAGCCTATCTATTTTAATGATCCGGTGGTTCAGTTTGGATACTGTAGGGGTGAAGAGCCTTATTTGTATGTCACTGAGATTCTGGATCGTTATGAACATTACAAGAACTTGATGGAATAG
- a CDS encoding putative porin, which produces MSKKWTYLVFLLTFAVNVLGQRGLSPGGKGQDEHEANNKGVQVAPEDRLRSWRLLDDFTLVDSLDIDTVTTGFQQYDPIYKNSFSNIHLGNIGGAYTSNLLSFKNDDNEFIFLNSLQAYFVQPEDIKFYNSKVPYTNLTYIYAGPKRRSEENVSAFFTQNINRRVNLGFHYNLVSSIGSYNAQQTDNRNFNFFMSYNGDKYNVYGVLAYNKIEHYENGGLDDDDHDVILNPDDYGYDQAENIPIKYSDQTNTIENYQFFVSQSLGIGKIKLNKGSVFHKDSLTEVSAGSESVEGQDEEVQLPVSTVYHTMHLSSYKRAFKIDDLSNYMDADGVLPIYNTNYDYPLTTGDTTIFTNFKNTFQIKFNEEANSLLRFGVRAYVTNEIKNYKYQIEPTINESQDEAIYHYDTKSLVSTHIGGQIFKNIGKNFWWNAGGKLYVQGYKAGDILLEGNLNTLYKVFKDTAGFYARGKIDLSQPEFLLEKYYSNHFSWDQVFKQEKEVDVEFGIKIPTRNFKLAFESKSLTDYIYWNNEAVPAQSSELINAFQVSLYKNFKVGAFHSDNKLAYQYTSHEDLYPLPDFAGLSSNYFDFYLAKRVLNVQIGMDVKYHTEYYTPTYMPATGQFYLQDKMKIGNYPFMDAFMNLQLKRARIFVKFDHFNQSLMDRNYFLTVGYPYAPIRFKWGISWNFYD; this is translated from the coding sequence ATGAGTAAAAAATGGACATATTTAGTTTTTCTGTTGACTTTCGCGGTCAATGTACTTGGTCAAAGAGGTCTGTCTCCGGGAGGAAAGGGGCAGGATGAACATGAAGCGAATAACAAGGGCGTACAGGTGGCTCCTGAAGATAGATTACGGTCGTGGAGACTGTTGGATGATTTTACCTTGGTGGACTCTCTGGACATAGATACTGTTACCACCGGTTTTCAACAATACGATCCAATTTATAAAAATAGCTTCTCTAATATTCATTTAGGTAATATCGGAGGCGCTTATACATCCAATCTGTTATCGTTTAAAAATGATGATAACGAATTTATATTCTTAAATTCGTTACAGGCTTATTTTGTACAGCCTGAAGATATTAAGTTTTACAATAGTAAAGTGCCTTATACAAACCTTACATATATATATGCAGGGCCAAAACGAAGGTCGGAAGAAAATGTATCCGCTTTTTTTACGCAAAATATTAATAGACGGGTGAATCTTGGTTTTCATTATAACTTGGTTTCGTCTATTGGGTCATACAATGCGCAGCAAACAGACAATCGTAATTTTAATTTTTTTATGAGTTATAATGGCGATAAGTATAATGTGTATGGCGTGTTGGCTTATAATAAAATTGAACACTACGAAAATGGTGGACTGGATGATGATGACCATGATGTTATTTTAAATCCTGACGATTATGGATACGACCAAGCAGAAAATATTCCCATCAAATATTCTGATCAAACCAATACAATAGAAAATTATCAGTTTTTTGTAAGCCAATCCTTGGGTATAGGTAAAATCAAATTAAACAAAGGGAGTGTTTTTCATAAGGATTCATTGACAGAAGTGTCTGCTGGATCAGAATCGGTGGAAGGGCAGGATGAAGAGGTGCAGCTACCGGTGAGTACCGTGTATCATACTATGCACCTAAGTAGCTATAAAAGAGCTTTTAAAATAGATGATTTGTCTAATTATATGGATGCCGATGGTGTACTTCCCATTTATAATACCAACTACGATTATCCATTGACCACAGGTGATACAACCATCTTTACCAATTTTAAGAACACCTTTCAGATTAAGTTTAATGAGGAGGCTAATTCTTTGCTCCGTTTTGGAGTGCGAGCTTATGTTACCAACGAAATTAAAAATTATAAATACCAGATTGAGCCTACCATTAATGAGAGTCAGGATGAGGCAATCTATCACTACGATACCAAGAGTTTGGTCAGTACACATATTGGGGGACAGATTTTTAAGAATATTGGTAAAAACTTTTGGTGGAATGCTGGAGGAAAGCTTTATGTGCAAGGGTATAAAGCAGGAGATATTTTATTGGAGGGGAATTTGAATACTTTATATAAAGTTTTTAAGGATACTGCAGGGTTTTATGCCAGAGGTAAAATAGATCTCAGTCAGCCTGAGTTTCTTCTTGAGAAATATTATTCTAATCATTTTAGTTGGGATCAAGTTTTTAAACAAGAAAAAGAGGTTGATGTGGAGTTTGGAATAAAAATACCGACACGAAACTTTAAGTTGGCATTTGAATCTAAATCCTTAACAGATTATATTTATTGGAATAACGAGGCTGTGCCAGCCCAATCGTCGGAGCTTATAAATGCCTTTCAGGTGTCACTGTATAAGAATTTTAAAGTAGGAGCCTTCCATAGCGATAATAAGTTGGCATATCAATATACTTCGCATGAAGATCTTTATCCTCTGCCTGATTTTGCGGGACTATCTTCAAATTATTTCGATTTTTATCTAGCCAAGCGTGTTTTGAATGTTCAGATTGGGATGGATGTGAAATATCATACCGAATATTATACACCGACATATATGCCGGCTACCGGTCAGTTTTATCTGCAGGATAAAATGAAAATAGGAAACTATCCTTTTATGGATGCATTTATGAATCTTCAGTTAAAAAGAGCCCGTATTTTTGTGAAGTTTGATCACTTTAATCAAAGCTTAATGGATAGAAACTACTTTTTAACAGTGGGTTATCCTTATGCGCCGATTCGTTTCAAATGGGGTATCTCATGGAACTTTTACGATTAA